From the Methanocaldococcus fervens AG86 genome, the window CCTGACCTTTTACAACCTTTAAATCATCCAAATTTCCTACAAATCTCACATCTTTTTTTGGATACGGTTCATATCTTCCCAATATACTTTCGTAATCGTCAGCCCTAATTTGTAAATAAGTTTCTTCCAATTCTTCAACACCTTCGTCAGTATAGACGGTTGAATATCTCACAATCTCTACTTTATCATCTTCAATCTTTATTCCATATTTTACCATAAGCATCACCTGTAAAATTGATAACAATAATTTATGTAATTATATTATTATGTAAATCTTTTTATATTTAATATATACTTTTCGGTTAAAATTTTTAATGCATGACACTAAGGAGATAGAGTAAAAAGTTTATGGTGGTATATGTGATAGCAAATGTGGATTTGCATATTCATTCAAGATTTTCTGGAGGAACGTCAAAAGACATGAATATTGAAAACATCTTAAAATATGGGAAATTGAAAGGGTTGCATATTATTGGAACTGGAGATTGCACACATCCGGATTATTTAGAAGAGATAAAGCAATATAAGGATAGAGAGTTGATTTTAACTACAGAGATTGAGGATAAAGATAGAGTCCATCACCTCATTTTACTCCCATCTATAAGTAAGGTTGAAGAGTTGAGAGAAGTTTTAAAAAAATATTCTAAAAATATTGATATAGAAGGAAGACCAAAGATTTCTATTGGCGGAGCTGAGCTTTTAGAAATAGTTAAAGATGTTGATGGCTTAATAGGACCTGCACATGCCTTTACACCGTGGACATCGCTTTACAAATCTTTTGATTCAATATATCAATGCTATCAGAAAAAACCTGATTTTATAGAGCTCGGTTTATCGGCAGATACTGACATGGCAGACATGATTCCAGAGCTGAGAGAGTTTCCATTTTTATCAAACTCCGATGCACATTCATATCATCCTCATAGGTTGGGAAGAGAATTCAACCAAATGGAAGTTGATTATATTGGGGGAGTGGAGGATAACTTTGAACAGATAAAAAAAGCAATAAAGCATAATAAAATTATAGCCAACTATGGATTAGACCCAAAATTAGGGAAATATCATTTAACTGCCTGTTCAAGATGTCATACGAGATTTAAGTTGGAAGATGCTAAAAAATTCAAATGGAAATGTCCAAAGTGTGGAGGAAGTATAAAGAAGGGAGTTTTAAGTAGAGTTGAAGAGCTAAGTGATGGAAAAATAGAACATCCACCATTTAGGCCTCCATATTATAAGTTAATTCCATTGGCTGAGATGATTTCCTTAACAATAGGAAAGGGGATATTTACAAAGGCTGTTCAAAGCTTATGGGAAGAGTTTATTAAAAAATATGGGAATGAGATTGAGGTCTTAATAAATGCTGATATTCAAGATTTAGCTAAAATTCATCCAAAAGTTGCAGAAACTATTAATTTGTTTAGAAAAGGTAAAATTTACATCTATCCTGGCGGTGGGGGAGAGTATGGAAAAATCTCTTTTAAACCGCAAAAGATTGAGTGGTATAGGGAAGAAGTAACATTAGATAGGTGGCTAAAGTAGTTATTTTGAAAAATCAATTTCTGTTCCTTCAACCTCTCCTAATAATGCCTTATAAATATTATTAACTTTATTTCCATTAAATACAAATCCTCTACATTTATTTCTCCTAATCATCTCTATTTTATACCTCATTCCTCCTGTAACGTCTATGGTGTTTGAGCCGCTTAAATAACTTAATACTTCATCAATATTTTTTTCATCAATTCGTTTTATCACATTGTTGTTGATTAAAACGCCATCGACATCTGTAGCATAAAGAATTAAATCAGCTTTTAAATTATTAGCTAAATAAGGAACGATATCATCACCAGAGATTATTTTAAAGTTGTTTTTATCATCAACAACTATATCTCCATGAACTACTGGAACTAAATTTCTTTTAAGCATCTCTTTTATAGCAGAGGTGTCAAAAATTAGCTTATCTCCAAAAACTACAAATGAAGATGGCTGTATGGAAACAGCTGGGATTCCATAGCTCTGTAAGGTGTCTATAACTATGTTGTTAAATCTCCTCATAGCCTTTTGTATGTCCCAAAATCCTTTCTCCATATTTACAAATGTTTTATTTCCATTTTCAATTTTTAGATATTTTTTAGCTACAGGATGTCCAAAAGAACCTCCACCATGCACCAATATTAGTTTTATCTCCTTATTTTTATTTTTATAATAATCTAAGGCATTTCTTATTTCCATTGCTATTCTCTCTAAATTGTCCCACTTCACGGAAAAAGGCATATTTTTGTTAGACAAAATACTTCCTCCCAATTTTAAAATAGTTGGCATTATTTCACCTGTATCCCTTAATTATATATCTCAACCTATTTCCAGTTTTGATTTCATCAACTTCAACACTCAGTCCAACATCATCCATTTTTTTAATTATCAACTCTCTTCTTTTTTCTGGCTTTTTTGGCATCATTAAAGAAATAACTCCTTTTTCATTTAAAAAATTAATTCCCTCCTCAATTATTCTCAATGAAAACTCCTCCCCAAAATTTCCTCCGCCGATTAGTTCAACATTCTTAGCTAAAGCCCCTCCAAACTTCCTTCCACTTGCAACAGAGTTTTTTGAATAAAAAGGAGGATATGATATTATTAAATCAAATTTTTCATCTTTAATTTCATCAATTCCTTCAATAATTTTTCCCTTAGAATTTATAATTTTTACATCCAGTTTGTTTCTCTTTACATTTCTTTTTGCAAATTCAATAAAATCATTATCAACTTCAGTTGCATAAACCTCTGCCTCATAAAATTTTTTTATTAATAAAGATATTATAGCTGAATGTCCTGTCCCTATTTCCAAAACCTTTGGCTTTTCTATGTTTAGTTTCTTTAACGTTTCAAAAGTAGAGTTTATAAAAAGATATCTGTTTATTGGCGTGGGAATTAATCCATTTTCATGAAACTCAACGTCCAATCCAAATAAAACCTTTAAAATTGTTTTATTGTATTCAATTAAGGCATTTTTGTCTTTAAAGTTAATTCTAAGTTTATCTCCTTTTTTATACACATATTTTTTTAGATTTTCGTTATATTTTATCGCATCTTCAATCTTCAATCCCAACATATTCATCCTCTTTAAATTCTTATCTTATCACCCAATTTTGGAGCTATTGCATCAAATCCATGCTCTAAAGCCCAATTTCTTAAAATTGTTGCTTGAACTTCCTCCCCATGCTGTATAATTAACAGCTCAGGATTTACTTTTTTAATTACCTCATGTAACTCATCCATTCCAGCATGGCATGAGAAGTTGTACATACAAATCTCTAAGTTTGGCTTAACTTCATTCTTATCAATAAATAACTTCCCTGTCTCAATTAAATGTCTTCCATTTGATTCTCTAACTTGATATCCAGTTAATAATAAGGCATTTTTTGGGTCATGCATGAACAACTTTAAATAATATAATATAGGCCCTCCATCCAACATTCCCGCAGTTGTTACAACAATTCCTCCATTTTTTGATAAATTTTCAACTGCCCTAATCCTATCTTCTGATTTTTCAATTATTTTAACATTCTTTAAAGCTTTTTCTAAGTGTATTGCTTCATTTAGCATGTGTTTGTAGTTAAGCATTAACTTTGTAACGTCAACAGCCATTCCATCTAAGTAAATTGGAGCATCTATATTGTAATCATTCAATATCAACAATATCTCCTGAGCTCTATCTACAGCAAATACTGGGATTAAAGTAACCCCTCCCCTAAATAAAACTTCTTTTATTTTCTCTATAAAACTCAGCTCAACAGCTTTTCTATCCGGGTGTATGCTATTCCCATAAGTTGATTCTATAATCAAAACATCGATATCATCCTTTGTATAGCTCAAATCAGCCCCTTTTGTTAATCTTGTGTCCCTAAGCTTTATATCTCCAGTGTATAGGATAGTTTTTTTGTCGTGATAATTTAACAATATGGAGGCACTTCCAGGGATGTGTCCAGCACTAAATAACTCATAGGAGAAATCTTTGTAATACTTTTTTTCGTTATAGCTTAATGGAATTGTATGCCTCATAGTCTCTTTTACATCATGGCCGTTGTAGGGTATTTTCTTACTCTCTGTTTCAGCAATTTTCACCATATCTTTTAATAAAATCTTAATCAATTTTTTTGATAATTCAGTTGTGATTATTGGAACATCTATTCTTTTGTGGAATAGTATTGGAAGAGCTCCTGAATGGTCGAGATGAGCATGAGAAACAAAAACTTTATCCACATCTCTTATGGACTCATCCAATATGGGATATTCAATCTCCTTTCCAAGCTTAACCCCACAATCAAGCAATATTTTACTTTTGTCAGTTTTTATTTCTATACAGCTTCTCCCAACCTCTAACGCTGCCCCTCTAAAAATAATTTCCATACTACCACCATTTTTTTGTTAATTTTAATTTCTATTTTTTTCTTATTAAATGTTTTTATAAAAAAGTTATTGATATATTTAATTATATTGATAAATTAGGATAAAAATAAGAGGAGTTTCTTACCTAGACGGTCTGATTTTAACTCTCTGGATATTGCCTATACTTTGCCTTATATCTAGTTTCCATACCGAGACGGTCTGATTTTAACCTACAGTAACAAGACATATCAAAAAAGGAACAATCCCTGTTTCCATACCGAGACGGTCTGATTTTAACAGGGCAATCATTCGAGATAAGTATATTTTCAGCATTCTTAATATTTATGCTTTTCGTTATCTTATAAGTCGAAGGGTACTTAACCCCATTCATTTATATACCTTCTTACCCATATAAATTTTACTTTTTAGACGTAAAAAAGAATTTTAAAGTTATTAAATTTTAAAATTTAACTAATTTATTATGGAAATTTTTAGTTAAAAATAATTAACTAAAATATTCTAAAAATTCCATATAATTTAATTAATCTAAATATTTGAAATAATTAAAATAATCTACCCTTCGAAATTTCTTAAAAAAACTTAAAATTGAAAAATAAGTCATAAAAACTAATTATTTCAAAAATAAAAAATTTTCATCGAGATAAGTATAATATAAATAATTAAAAAAATGTATAGGAATTTATCCTAAAATCTCTAAAATTTTAGCTTTAACTTTTCCTTTTCCTCCTCTTGGCTCAACTAAAACTTTCCCACATGTTAAACACTTAACAACAGTAGCTGGACTTCCAAAGACCACTTGCTCATTGTTGCATTCTGGGCATTGAACTCTCAAGAATTTTGTTCTTGGCTGTGGGATTAACTCCATCATCTCCCCTCTCTACAATTTTTTAAAATGTTTAAAAAAGTTTTAAATTTTTATACAAAATTTATTTCTCAATAAACTCAAATCTTCCTGACCTAAAGCAACCGTTTGCCTTTGTGTGCATTTTTCCGCACTCAGTACACTTAAATCTTAAGTCAATCTTTTTGACTGGTTTTGACCTGTCTGGTAAAGGTCTTGGGAAACCTCCATAACCAGCTGTTACTCTTCTGAACTGCCTTTGACCCCAAGTTAACTCGCTAGGTCTTCCTTTTTTTGCCTTCTCTACTGTATGGATAGTGTGTTTTTTACAGTACGGGCAGTATCTCTTAACTTTTTTCGGCATTTTCATAACTTTCACCTATTTCCGAAATAATTCTGTGTTTTTTTAAAATATCCGATATTTTTTTGTTTAATGAGAGGACATCATTCTTGTTTAGGTTGTATATAAAAGTGCCGTCTGTGAATGGTGGAAAGTTTTTATCAACCTTTACAACATCAATATCATTTATTGTATATATAGGTTTTGGTGCCTCAATCTCATTAGGTTGTGTAGATTCAATATTTTCTTCAATTTTTAATTCAACAACAACATTTTCAATAGCATATATTATATTTAACTCTTCTGGAAGTAAGTTTTCCCTATCATCGTCCAAATATAACGCTTTGTATACCCTCAATTTTCTAAGCTCTTTAAAATAATATTTAGCTCTCTCAAGTTCAACATCATCTTCAATATTTTTTATATATTCCCTAACATCATCATAAAAACTATCAGGAAGTTTCAACAGTTTATCTGATTTTATTTCCTCAAAAAAATAATTTTTTAGGGATTCATACATGGTTATCACAATTATTATCCTTCAATTCTTGGAGCTAAGAGGAATGT encodes:
- a CDS encoding TIGR00375 family protein, producing MIANVDLHIHSRFSGGTSKDMNIENILKYGKLKGLHIIGTGDCTHPDYLEEIKQYKDRELILTTEIEDKDRVHHLILLPSISKVEELREVLKKYSKNIDIEGRPKISIGGAELLEIVKDVDGLIGPAHAFTPWTSLYKSFDSIYQCYQKKPDFIELGLSADTDMADMIPELREFPFLSNSDAHSYHPHRLGREFNQMEVDYIGGVEDNFEQIKKAIKHNKIIANYGLDPKLGKYHLTACSRCHTRFKLEDAKKFKWKCPKCGGSIKKGVLSRVEELSDGKIEHPPFRPPYYKLIPLAEMISLTIGKGIFTKAVQSLWEEFIKKYGNEIEVLINADIQDLAKIHPKVAETINLFRKGKIYIYPGGGGEYGKISFKPQKIEWYREEVTLDRWLK
- a CDS encoding isopentenyl phosphate kinase; amino-acid sequence: MPTILKLGGSILSNKNMPFSVKWDNLERIAMEIRNALDYYKNKNKEIKLILVHGGGSFGHPVAKKYLKIENGNKTFVNMEKGFWDIQKAMRRFNNIVIDTLQSYGIPAVSIQPSSFVVFGDKLIFDTSAIKEMLKRNLVPVVHGDIVVDDKNNFKIISGDDIVPYLANNLKADLILYATDVDGVLINNNVIKRIDEKNIDEVLSYLSGSNTIDVTGGMRYKIEMIRRNKCRGFVFNGNKVNNIYKALLGEVEGTEIDFSK
- a CDS encoding RlmF-related methyltransferase, which gives rise to MLGLKIEDAIKYNENLKKYVYKKGDKLRINFKDKNALIEYNKTILKVLFGLDVEFHENGLIPTPINRYLFINSTFETLKKLNIEKPKVLEIGTGHSAIISLLIKKFYEAEVYATEVDNDFIEFAKRNVKRNKLDVKIINSKGKIIEGIDEIKDEKFDLIISYPPFYSKNSVASGRKFGGALAKNVELIGGGNFGEEFSLRIIEEGINFLNEKGVISLMMPKKPEKRRELIIKKMDDVGLSVEVDEIKTGNRLRYIIKGYR
- a CDS encoding MBL fold metallo-hydrolase: MEIIFRGAALEVGRSCIEIKTDKSKILLDCGVKLGKEIEYPILDESIRDVDKVFVSHAHLDHSGALPILFHKRIDVPIITTELSKKLIKILLKDMVKIAETESKKIPYNGHDVKETMRHTIPLSYNEKKYYKDFSYELFSAGHIPGSASILLNYHDKKTILYTGDIKLRDTRLTKGADLSYTKDDIDVLIIESTYGNSIHPDRKAVELSFIEKIKEVLFRGGVTLIPVFAVDRAQEILLILNDYNIDAPIYLDGMAVDVTKLMLNYKHMLNEAIHLEKALKNVKIIEKSEDRIRAVENLSKNGGIVVTTAGMLDGGPILYYLKLFMHDPKNALLLTGYQVRESNGRHLIETGKLFIDKNEVKPNLEICMYNFSCHAGMDELHEVIKKVNPELLIIQHGEEVQATILRNWALEHGFDAIAPKLGDKIRI
- a CDS encoding 30S ribosomal protein S27e, yielding MELIPQPRTKFLRVQCPECNNEQVVFGSPATVVKCLTCGKVLVEPRGGKGKVKAKILEILG
- a CDS encoding 50S ribosomal protein L44e encodes the protein MKMPKKVKRYCPYCKKHTIHTVEKAKKGRPSELTWGQRQFRRVTAGYGGFPRPLPDRSKPVKKIDLRFKCTECGKMHTKANGCFRSGRFEFIEK